TGCAGGTAAAACGCCAGACTGGCGCCGAGCAGAAGGATCATCCAGTTGAGATAGATCCAGATCAGCAGAATGATGCCGATGGCGAAACTCGAGTAGATGGCCGCGTACTTGGCCGAGCCGGCCACAAAGGAGGCGAACAACATTCCGGCCGCCTGCCAGGACACGCCGGCCACCAAACCACCAATGAAGGCGTAGCGCAACTTTACCCGGGTGTTGGGCATGAACACATACACGAAGGTGAACGCTCCCACCACCAGGAAGAACGGGGTGAAGCGGCTGACCACCAGGATCAGCGAGCCAAAGGGCTCGATTTCCATGAGTGTCTGAACGATGGTCGAGGAAAAGATGGTCGCGCTGACGCCGATGGCCGAGACCATCAAAAGCGGCCCCACCATGATCACGCTCAGATAGTTGCTGAACCGCTGCGCCATGGAACGCATGTCCGGCACCCGCCAGATCATGTTGAACGACCGTTCGATTTTCTGGACCAGGGCAATCACGGTGTACACCAGCAGGGCCAGCCCCACCGACCCCAGCACGCCCACCTTCATGTTGTCCACAAACCCGAGAATCCGCTCCGCCAGCTCCACGCCCTGGGGCCCCAGCGGCTGCAGAAACTGGTAGAGGAAGGGCTCCATCCGCTGGTGCACTCCCAGGGCCTTGAGCACCGAAAAGCTCAGGGCCAGCAGCGGCACAATACTGAGCAAGGTGGTGTAGACCAGGCTCATCGCATGGAGGGTCAACTGCCCGCTGATGACGTCTCGCGCCATGGCATAGGCCGTGCGCCCGACCTTGTAGAGCCAGGTCCACGGCCAGTGCTGGGGCGGGTTGGAGTTGGACAGAATCCAGTTTTCAGCCGCCTGGAGCCTGTCCTTAAATTGGAATGCAGCCACGCATCGTCCTGCCAGTCAGTGTTTTCCTAAGCTTATCAGGCAACTGACAGTAAACAACCCGGACCGGTGTTATTTGGTGCTGCCGGACACCGATGCCAGGTTTTTCGCCGTGATAACGACGATCCGTTGCCGCGCCTCGCGGCTGGCCCAGGCCGAGTGCGGCGTAATGATCAGGTTGGGAATGTCGTCCGCGAGCAGCGGATTGCCGCTGCGGGGCGGCTCCTCGGTGAGCACGTCGAATCCGGCTCCGCCGATCTCGCCCGCGCGCAGGGCGTCCGCCAGTGCCTGCTCGTTCACCAGACCACCCCGGCTGGTGTTAATCAGCAGCGCATCCCGCTTCATCATCTTGAGCTCCCGCGCGCCGATCAGATCCCGGGTTTCATCCGTCAGTAGGCAATGCAGCGAGAGCACGTCTGCCTGAGGGAGCAGTTCGTCCAGCGGAACCCGGGCATAACCATCCACCTCGCCCGGGCCCTGCCCCGGTCGGGCGCCAAGCAGAACCTTCATGCCGAACGCCGCTGCTCGCTCTGCCACGCCCTGGCCCAGGTCGCCGTAACCAACGATCCCGAGGGTCCGGCCCTCCAGCTCCATGATCG
The nucleotide sequence above comes from Marinobacter gudaonensis. Encoded proteins:
- a CDS encoding YihY/virulence factor BrkB family protein; this translates as MAAFQFKDRLQAAENWILSNSNPPQHWPWTWLYKVGRTAYAMARDVISGQLTLHAMSLVYTTLLSIVPLLALSFSVLKALGVHQRMEPFLYQFLQPLGPQGVELAERILGFVDNMKVGVLGSVGLALLVYTVIALVQKIERSFNMIWRVPDMRSMAQRFSNYLSVIMVGPLLMVSAIGVSATIFSSTIVQTLMEIEPFGSLILVVSRFTPFFLVVGAFTFVYVFMPNTRVKLRYAFIGGLVAGVSWQAAGMLFASFVAGSAKYAAIYSSFAIGIILLIWIYLNWMILLLGASLAFYLQNPGSVAKRQQVQLAPELQERVALAMMWLVAKPFSEGGPPPQQEALEQSLNVPGEVTRALSDKLIRSGLLILAGRNGDRLAPGRSLDLITVGEVLRVVRNDEDRVVDRLPRVIPEELVSIRRGDESRSFADLLRGHRAERQENAEARTEAASTSDV
- a CDS encoding D-2-hydroxyacid dehydrogenase, coding for MKAVFLDANTLGDDVDLSPIESVTGELTKYQRTTPDEVLERIRGFDTVLVNKVVLGRDHFEACPELKTIAVVATGLNNIDQTAAKEHGIRVMNVTNYGRSTVAQHTMALMLALATRLLDYDRDVRAGRWGQSDMFCLMDHPIMELEGRTLGIVGYGDLGQGVAERAAAFGMKVLLGARPGQGPGEVDGYARVPLDELLPQADVLSLHCLLTDETRDLIGARELKMMKRDALLINTSRGGLVNEQALADALRAGEIGGAGFDVLTEEPPRSGNPLLADDIPNLIITPHSAWASREARQRIVVITAKNLASVSGSTK